In the Paralichthys olivaceus isolate ysfri-2021 chromosome 15, ASM2471397v2, whole genome shotgun sequence genome, one interval contains:
- the LOC109628480 gene encoding insulin receptor substrate 1-B, which translates to MENQAAEPQSYEDVQKSGYLRKHKSMHRRFFVLRAASEHGPARLEYYENEKKFRSKSPVPKKVLSLETCFNINKRADSKNKHMIVLYTRSESFAIAADSEEAQNEWYQAMLDLQCDCKTPEDYGSSGECSSPSPVPTFKEVWQVKVWPKGLGHARNLVGIYRLCLTDKTVNFVKLNSDVAAVVLQLMNVRRCGHSENFFFIEVGRSAITGPGEFWMQVDDSVVAQNMHETLLEAMKALSEEFRQRSKSQSVGTSCGGGTASNPISVPSRRHHPNLPPSQVGFSRRARTETPGGSSTSTSPTSRHGFPRARTASIGARSEEGGASAKGTWASSSPSLNGSCSTTPTLRPKPTRAPTPAKITLSLARYTPNPAPSPAPSLSSSSGHGSECGLVGAAVGGITVCSYPRVSQRVSVSGSPSDYGSSDEYGSSPGEHSLLVPSLSGHHAHGEGPSSYIVMGQREGLLGSHHRSKGRRILRRSSSRESEAERRLLSKRASLPLAAHERLTPHRKDEDDEDDEDYAIMSQSANRQRADLHHASGGLAGGGGQRDVIGENRKRADKSRREVDVRGAVDSGYMSMLPGVTSPPVSLPLSIGMSDSSAKPGADDEYMAMTPNNSLSPPQHIRQPSSEGYMVMSPNSSSSTDLHGLGMWDSRVSMESRAASDYMNISPVSSRSACSTPPSHPEQHQLQPKMFNSYFSLPRAYQHTLYTRFEDDLNKGEGKKDSSGHVGAGREGGVGYSKRNKIAVGSAGSCQLSMSSSSFSSSSASSESLEDKSISAGRGLSLLRTGAEYMSAGICTKDGRHQQKRGSSSKSPKQQRKGRPLSVSSDIAKANTLPRVKENLPPSVSQNVGEYVSIVYKEKNKYDGGHRQPVIHGTLRPVNQPLPCHNNPANLPRSYSAPLSTSAEYVSMDLGKSSTPLTPIRSTFRNPQGPPTVVPKAPHERGTPSSLAAEGKTGYRTKVKMAVMPTDAPFIDNKGSDPSISARSAVHSGQPSSREQETGLGFSPVKSFQSPERNSSRLVRGDPQGRWSHRSETFNSPPSLPRHPPSSTSLFTEGSQAASHRHGLDCSLWENGQASSLSATPPPQASTSSTEQGLNYIDLDLAIKESPQAGVERTSAAYNIGGGAMGSSAGSSLNTYASIDFYKSEELRAHQSSRKDGQDC; encoded by the exons ATGGAGAACCAAGCAGCCGAGCCGCAGAGCTACGAGGACGTGCAGAAGAGCGGGTACCTCCGCAAGCACAAATCAATGCACCGGCGCTTCTTCGTGCTCAGGGCGGCCTCGGAGCACGGTCCTGCTCGGCTCGAGTACTACGAGAACGAGAAGAAATTCCGCAGCAAATCGCCCGTGCCCAAGAAAGTCCTGAGCCTGGAGACTTGCTTCAACATCAACAAGCGGGCGGATTCCAAGAACAAGCACATGATCGTGCTCTACACCCGCAGCGAGAGCTTCGCCATCGCCGCAGACAGCGAGGAGGCGCAGAACGAGTGGTACCAGGCGATGCTGGACCTCCAGTGCGACT GTAAAACTCCTGAAGATTATGGCAGTAGTGGAGAGTGTAGCTCTCCATCTCCTGTTCCAACATTCAAGGAAGTGTGGCAGGTCAAGGTTTGGCCTAAAGGTCTTGGACACGCCAGGAACTTGGTGGGCATTTACCGGCTGTGCCTAACCGACAAAACAGTCAACTTTGTCAAACTTAACTCGGATGTGGCCGCTGTGGTGTTGCAGCTGATGAATGTTCGCAGGTGTGGCCATTCAGAGAACTTTTTCTTCATCGAGGTGGGTCGCTCAGCGATTACCGGGCCTGGAGAGTTCTGGATGCAGGTGGATGACTCCGTCGTGGCCCAGAACATGCATGAGACCCTGCTGGAGGCCATGAAGGCCCTTAGTGAGGAGTTCCGTCAGAGGAGTAAATCTCAGTCTGTAGGAACGTCATGCGGAGGTGGTACCGCCTCAAACCCCATCAGTGTCCCGAGCCGTCGTCATCATCCAAATCTGCCGCCAAGCCAGGTGGGCTTCTCCAGACGAGCACGCACAGAGACCCCAGGAGGCAGCAGCACGAGCACTTCACCGACATCACGTCACGGGTTTCCGAGGGCGCGAACAGCAAGCATCGGAGCAAGGTCGGAGGAGGGTGGAGCAAGTGCCAAAGGGACATGGGCCAGTTCCAGTCCAAGTCTTAATGGATCCTGCTCTACTACGCCAACGCTGAGGCCAAAACCCACCAGGGCCCCAACCCCTGCTAAGATTACCCTCAGCCTCGCACGTTACACGCCCAACCCTGCTCCCTCACCCGCACCAagtttgtcctccagctctggTCATGGTTCAGAGTGTGGCTTGGTGGGGGCAGCAGTGGGAGGCATTACGGTCTGCTCCTACCCTCGTGTTTCTCAGAGAGTCTCTGTTTCAGGCTCCCCGAGCGACTATGGCTCCTCAGATGAGTATGGTTCCAGTCCTGGGGAACATTCTCTGCTTGTACCCAGTCTGTCTGGACATCATGCACATGGAGAAGGCCCCTCCAGCTATATAGTCATGGGACAGCGAGAGGGTCTCCTCGGTTCCCACCATCGTTCCAAAGGGCGACGGATTCTGCGGCGCTCATCCAGTCGGGAATCTGAGGCAGAACGCAGACTACTAAGTAAGAGGGCGTCCCTGCCTTTGGCGGCCCATGAACGGCTGACTCCACACagaaaagatgaagatgatgaagatgatgaagattatGCCATCATGTCACAGAGTGCTAACAGGCAGAGAGCTGATTTGCACCATGCCTCAGGGGGGCTGGCAGGTGGGGGTGGGCAGCGTGATGTCATAGGGGAGAATAGGAAGAGGGCTGACAAAAGCAGGAGAGAGGTAGATGTAAGAGGAGCTGTGGATAGTGGCTACATGTCAATGCTGCCTGGAGTGacttctcctcctgtgtcaCTTCCCCTCTCAATAGGTATGTCTGACTCCAGTGCTAAACCTGGGGCAGATGATGAGTACATGGCTATGACCCCCAACAACAGTTTGTCCCCTCCTCAGCACATCCGCCAGCCCAGCTCAGAAGGCTACATGGTCATGTCCCCCAACAGCAGCAGTTCCACAGACCTGCATGGCCTGGGCATGTGGGATAGCAGGGTCAGCATGGAGAGCCGGGCTGCCAGTGACTACATGAACATCTCACCTGTCAGCAGCCGCTCTGCCTGCAGCACACCACCGTCTCACCCTGAGCAGCACCAGCTGCAACCAAAAATGTTCAATTCTTATTTCTCCCTGCCACGAGCTTATCAACACACTCTCTATACTCGCTTTGAGGACGACTTGAACAAAGGGGAAGGAAAAAAGGACAGCAGTGGGCACGTTGGTGCTGGAAGGGAAGGGGGAGTGGGATACAGCAAGAGAAACAAAATTGCAGTGGGCTCTGCAGGAAGCTGCCAACTCTCcatgtcttcctcttctttctcctccagctcagccAGCAGTGAAAGCCTGGAAGACAAGTCCATATCAGCAGGCAGAGGGTTAAGTTTATTAAGAACTGGCGCAGAGTACATGAGTGCAGGAATATGCACAAAAGATGGACGTCACCAGCAAAAGCGTGGATCAAGTAGTAAGAGCCCAAAGCAGCAAAGGAAGGGTCGCCccctcagtgtgtcctcagacaTTGCTAAAGCAAACACGCTGCCCAGGGTGAAGGAGAATCTGCCTCCATCAGTGTCTCAAAATGTCGGTGAGTATGTCAGTATTGTCTACAAGGAGAAGAATAAGTATGATGGAGGACACAGACAACCGGTGATCCACGGAACCCTCCGGCCTGTGAATCAACCACTTCCCTGTCACAATAATCCTGCTAACCTTCCCCGTAGCTACTCGGCACCGCTGTCCACCTCTGCCGAATACGTCAGCATGGACTTAGGGAAGTCCTCAACACCCCTGACTCCTATTAGGTCCACATTCAGAAACCCACAGGGCCCACCAACTGTTGTCCCAAAGGCCCCACATGAACGTGGCACACCCTCTTCTCTGGCAGCAGAGGGCAAAACCGGGTACAGAACAAAAGTAAAGATGGCAGTGATGCCAACAGATGCCCCATTTATAGACAACAAAGGTTCAGATCCCAGCATTTCAGCAAGATCTGCCGTGCACTCTGGTCAACCCTCGTCCAGGGAGCAGGAGACAGGTTTGGGTTTCTCCCCAGTCAAGTCCTTCCAGTCTCCTGAGCGGAACAGCAGCCGACTGGTCCGAGGTGACCCACAGGGACGGTGGAGTCACCGCTCAGAGACATTCAACTCACCTCCCTCTCTACCACGCCACCCACCCTCTTCTACCTCCCTCTTCACGGAGGGCAGCCAGGCAGCAAGCCATCGGCATGGCTTGGACTGCTCACTGTGGGAGAACGGACAGGCATCAAGTTTGTCTGCCACGCCTCCACCACAAGCCTCCACCTCATCCACTGAACAAGGCCTTAACTACATTGACCTTGACTTGGCCATTAAGGAGAGTCCTCAAGCTGGAGTGGAGCGCACCTCTGCCGCCTACAACATCGGAGGGGGCGCTATGGGTAGCAGTGCTGGCTCCAGCCTCAACACATATGCCAGTATTGATTTCTACAAGTCAGAAGAACTGAGAGCACACCAGAGCAGTAGAAAGGATGGTCAAG aTTGTTGA
- the gucy2d gene encoding retinal guanylyl cyclase 1, whose protein sequence is MASHRDIRFLHNLSYHPRWQHDSVKVRSRRKHRRTVVANSCSGRRVFHSLSASSSLTSRSLTSKPRLPSSPLRRSRSWWGNWFLLPLLIVSFMPCQAWATTFKVALIGPWTCDLLYSKALPDLAARLATSRINKDPHLNKGYWYDYTLINEDCKSSRALARFAELEGYGAAFLGPANPGYCSSAALYTKEWDVGLLSWGCLKPSMKIRSMYPTFLRPLPLSSRVLFSVLRYFRWAHVAIISEETDIWEATGQELASSLRALGLPVNPVVTMETDKDGPRRALTKVRETDRVRVIIMCMPSVLVGGQAQYQLLTTALNMRMIDRGYIFIPYDTLLYALPYKDAHYYTLGNDTNLRKAFDGVLTITMDSGERNFYEAFKDAQNSYEIRSSTPPEEVSPFFGTIYNMMYYIAMAAEQARAKGGRWVTGQILGESEGGFEFEGFNQPLRANRGGEGMQARYVVLDYSGIGTSLYSTHALEAAHTDGWTGGLKYLGRSIHFAGSTPYKDSSCWFSPYFACTGGLDSVTLFFLFLLFVSLAGFGVKGFMRFRKTGKIGFSFGGDGNGGPTKIVLTLDDLVFINTQISKRKLNDESILRSQLDMKTPHHSVSGRSYLASTPDSSNIAVFEGDWVWLKKCPTGSVSGVNSSTEIVFVKLRNMRHENLNLFLGLFFDCAIFGIVTEHCSRGSLDELLNNEEVRLDWMFKSSLLMDLIRGMKYLHNHDIIHGRLKSHNCVVDGRFVLKVTDYGFNDILIAQGIDTDHEKPEDLLWTAPEMLRSSSLRKKGTFSGDVYSFAIIVQEVISRSAPFCSLDMPPKEIISKVKEPPPLCRPVVSVDEAPLDVIQVMKQSWSEEPDKRPTFEEIFKQFKSITKGKKTNIIDSMLRMLEQYSSNLEDLIRERTEELEVERQKTDNLVAQMLPRSVAQALKTGKPVKPEHFSEVTLYFSDIVGFTTISALSDPIEVVDLLNDLYTCFDAIIGLHDVYKVETIGDAYMVASGVPTRNGNRHAAEMANMSLDILHCIGTFKMRHMPELKVRIRIGLHSGPVVAGVVGLTMPRYCLFGDTVNTASRMESTGLPYRIHVNQSTVDVLNSLKLGYKIQVRGMTELKGKGIENTFWLVGREDFNKPLPIPPDTQGGSNHGIGLDEIPVDRRQKFLDRQKKMG, encoded by the exons ATGGCAAGTCACAGAGACATTCGCTTTCTGCACAACCTGTCTTACCACCCACGATGGCAGCACGATTCAGTAAAAGTCaggagcagaagaaaacatAGACGGACAGTGGTTGCAAACAGCTGCAGCGGGCGTAGAGTTTTTCACTCATTATCAGCTTCATCGTCGTTGACATCAAGATCATTGACATCTAAACCACGGTTGCCATCGTCCCCTTTGCGACGCTCCCGGAGCTGGTGGGGGAACTGGTTTCTCCTGCCCTTACTCATTGTCTCATTTATGCCCTGTCAAGCATGGGCGACCACTTTCAAGGTGGCCTTGATTGGACCTTGGACGTGTGACCTATTATACTCTAAAGCACTACCAGACTTGGCAGCCCGTCTCGCCACGAGCCGCATAAACAAGGACCCCCACCTAAACAAAGGCTATTGGTATGACTATACACTGATCAATGAGGATTGCAAGTCATCCCGCGCTCTTGCTCGCTTTGCTGAGCTGGAAGGTTATGGTGCTGCTTTCCTGGGCCCCGCCAACCCAGGATACTGCTCCTCCGCAGCTTTGTACACAAAAGAGTGGGATGTCGGGCTTCTTTCCTGGGGATGCCTCAAACCTAGCATGAAAATCCGAAGCATGTACCCCACCTTCCTCCGGCCGCTGCCACTGTCCTCCCGTGTACTTTTCTCTGTGTTGAGGTACTTCCGGTGGGCCCATGTGGCCATAATTTCAGAAGAGACAGACATTTGGGAAGCTACAGGACAGGAGCTGGCCTCTTCACTGAGGGCGCTTGGCCTGCCCGTCAACCCTGTTGTAACCATGGAGACAGACAAGGATGGGCCTCGCAGAGCCCTGACAAAAGTACGGGAAACAGACCGGGTTAGAG TGATCATCATGTGCATGCCTTCTGTTCTCGTTGGTGGCCAAGCTCAGTACCAACTCCTGACGACAGCTCTGAACATGCGTATGATTGACCGAGGCTACATTTTCATACCCTATGACACCCTCCTGTATGCGCTACCTTACAAAGATGCACACTACTACACACTCGGCAATGACACCAATTTGCGAAAAGCATTCGATGGGGTCCTCACCATCACCATGGACTCTGGAGAACGCAATTTCTACGAGGCCTTCAAAGATGCTCAGAACAGCTATGAAATTCGCAGCAGCACACCACCAGAGGAG GTTTCTCCCTTCTTTGGCACCATCTACAACATGATGTATTACATAGCAATGGCTGCCGAGCAGGCACGGGCCAAGGGGGGACGTTGGGTAACTGGTCAGATCCTGGGCGAAAGTGAGGGCGGCTTTGAATTTGAAGGCTTCAATCAGCCGTTGAGGGCCAACAGGGGTGGAGAGGGAATGCAGGCTCGCTACGTAGTGCTGGACTACAGTGGCATAGGCActtctctctactctactcatGCTCTGGAAGCTGCTCACACAGACGGGTGGACCGGGGGCCTGAAGTATCTTGGTCGTTCCATCCATTTTGCAGGCAGTACACCCTACAAAGACTCAAGCTGCTGGTTTAGCCCTTATTTTGCCTGCACTGGAG GTCTGGATTCAGtcactttgttcttcctcttcctcttgttcGTTTCATTGGCTGGTTTTGGAGTCAAGGGCTTCATGCGATTCAG GAAAACCGGCAAGATTGGTTTCAGCTTTGGAGGTGATGGTAATGGCGGCCCGACCAAGATAGTTCTGACCCTGGACGACCTTGTCTTCATCAACACTCAAATCAGCAAAAGG AAGCTCAATGACGAAAGCATCCTGAGGAGCCAGCTGGACATGAAGACGCCGCACCACTCCGTGTCGGGCCGCAGCTACCTGGCCTCAACGCCTGACAGCTCGAACATTGCTGTGTTTGAG GGTGACTGGGTTTGGTTAAAGAAATGCCCCACTGGATCAGTGTCAGGTGTCAACAGCAGCACTGAGATTGTCTTTGTCAAG CTCAGAAACATGAGGCATGAGAACCTCAATCTGTTCCTGGGGCTGTTCTTCGACTGTGCCATCTTCGGCATTGTGACCGAGCACTGCTCCAGAGGAAGTCTGGATGAGCTGCTCAACAATGAGGAAGTGCGTCTGGATTGGATGTTCAAGTCCTCCCTGTTGATGGATCTGATCCGG GGAATGAAGTACCTGCACAATCACGACATCATCCACGGACGGCTCAAATCCCATAACTGTGTGGTAGATGGGCGGTTTGTGTTGAAAGTGACAGATTACGGGTTCAATGACATCTTGATTGCCCAGGGCATCGACACTGACCATGAAAAGCCAGAGG atctgcTTTGGACGGCTCCTGAGATGCTGCGAAGTTCTAGTCTGAGGAAGAAGGGGACTTTCTCAGGAGATGTCTACAGCTTTGCCATCATTGTGCAGGAGGTCATCTCTCGCTCTGCACCTTTCTGCAGTCTGGACATGCCTCCTAAGG AGATCATCAGCAAGGTCAAAGAGCCTCCTCCTTTGTGTCGGCCCGTTGTGTCAGTGGACGAGGCCCCTCTGGACGTTATACAGGTTATGAAGCAGAGCTGGAGCGAAGAGCCAGACAAGAGGCCAACCTTCGAGGAGATCttcaaacag TTCAAGAGCATCACTAAGGGAAAGAAGACCAACATCATTGACTCAATGCTGCGGATGTTGGAGCAGTACTCCTCCAACCTGGAGGATCTGATCCGAGAGAGGAcggaggagctggaggtggagAGACAGAAGACTGACAACCTGGTGGCTCAGATGTTGCCCAG GTCTGTGGCCCAGGCGCTGAAGACAGGCAAGCCCGTCAAACCGGAGCACTTCAGCGAGGTGACGCTGTACTTCAGCGACATCGTGGGCTTCACCACCATCTCAGCTCTCAGCGATCCCATCGAGGTGGTCGACCTGCTCAATGACCTCTACACATGCTTTGACGCCATCATCGGGCTGCATGATGTCTACAAG GTGGAAACTATTGGAGATGCCTACATGGTGGCCTCAGGAGTCCCCACCAGGAACGGCAACCGTCACGCAGCGGAGATGGCCAACATGTCTCTGGACATCCTCCACTGCATTGGGACCTTCAAGATGAGACACATGCCTGAGCTCAAAGTCAGGATCCGTATCGGCCTGCACTCTG GTCCGGTCGTAGCAGGAGTAGTGGGTCTCACGATGCCTCGGTACTGTCTGTTTGGAGACACTGTCAACACAGCATCTCGAATGGAGTCCACTGGGTTGC CTTACAGAATCCATGTCAACCAAAGCACAGTCGATGTCCTGAACAGCTTGAAGCTGGGATACAAAATTCAAGTCCGAGGCATGACGGAGTTAAAG GGTAAAGGTATTGAGAACACATTTTGGTTGGTGGGGAGGGAAGATTTCAACAAGCCTCTGCCTATTCCTCCGGACACTCAAGG GGGAAGCAATCACGGTATCGGTCTAGATGAGATACCTGTCGACAGAAGACAAAAATTCCTGGACCGGCAGAAGAAGATGGGTTAG